One genomic segment of Streptomyces sp. RKND-216 includes these proteins:
- a CDS encoding ATP-binding cassette domain-containing protein: MTEPPGTEPPIPAPVLTATGLTRRYGQLTAVDDVSLRLAAGARHALIGPNGAGKTTLLGLIAGTERPDGGRIELNGTDITRKRPARRSALGIARSFQQPHAVDGAAVLDNVVLALWRHHPQRSAAWRRPVRRRRLADAARAHLDAVGLAGTDQLPAGALSHGQRRLLDLACALAAQPRLLLLDEPAAGLTDEDIGRLLDVLGALPPDVAVLLVEHHTEVVARLTGTATVLASGREVVAGPTAEVLRHPEVRRVYLGTSPAKGDGEPGTLDDAVRKDG; encoded by the coding sequence GTGACAGAACCTCCCGGGACGGAACCCCCCATCCCCGCGCCGGTGCTGACCGCGACCGGCCTGACCCGCCGCTACGGCCAGCTCACGGCCGTGGACGACGTGTCCCTGCGCCTGGCGGCCGGTGCACGGCACGCCCTCATCGGCCCGAACGGCGCGGGCAAGACCACGCTGCTCGGCCTCATCGCCGGGACGGAACGTCCGGACGGCGGCCGCATCGAACTGAACGGCACGGACATCACCCGCAAGCGCCCGGCTCGGCGCAGCGCCCTGGGGATCGCGCGCAGCTTCCAGCAGCCGCACGCCGTGGACGGGGCGGCCGTGCTGGACAACGTGGTGCTCGCGCTGTGGCGGCACCATCCGCAGCGGAGCGCCGCCTGGCGGCGACCGGTGCGCCGACGGCGGCTCGCCGACGCCGCACGCGCCCACCTCGACGCCGTGGGGCTGGCCGGCACGGATCAGCTGCCGGCCGGCGCCCTCTCCCACGGGCAGCGCCGGCTGCTCGACCTGGCCTGCGCCCTCGCGGCGCAGCCGCGGCTGCTGCTACTCGACGAACCCGCCGCGGGCCTGACCGACGAGGACATCGGCCGGCTGCTCGACGTCCTCGGCGCCCTGCCCCCGGACGTGGCCGTGCTCCTGGTCGAGCACCACACGGAGGTCGTCGCCCGCCTCACCGGCACCGCGACCGTCCTGGCCTCCGGCCGGGAAGTGGTCGCCGGACCCACGGCGGAGGTGCTGCGCCACCCCGAGGTGCGCAGGGTCTACCTGGGCACCTCCCCGGCCAAGGGGGACGGGGAACCGGGGACGCTCGACGACGCGGTACGGAAGGACGGCTGA
- a CDS encoding ABC transporter ATP-binding protein, which yields MLDLTGVTAGYDGGTVVHGVDLTVATGTVHAVVGHNGAGKTTLVHAVAGLLPCAAGSVRLAGDDLTGRPAHRIARAGIGLVPQGRRVFRRLTVAEHLRLAERRPRHSVPAGAVWTTGRVLDLLPPLAGRLRQRAATLSGGEQQMLALARALLGSPRVLLLDEPTEGLSPALTGLVQRLVTTLAEDDGMTVLLVSPSPGFAASCARTVSVLTSGRVTGRFGGAEVRADPGVLHRALDLAAPGSGTIAGADTCADGGAELVSDPAGRDPRSR from the coding sequence ATGCTCGACCTGACGGGTGTCACCGCGGGCTACGACGGCGGCACCGTCGTGCACGGCGTCGACCTCACCGTGGCCACCGGCACGGTGCATGCCGTGGTGGGCCACAACGGCGCGGGGAAGACCACCCTCGTGCACGCCGTGGCCGGCCTGCTGCCCTGCGCCGCCGGTTCCGTGCGCCTGGCGGGCGACGACCTGACGGGCCGCCCCGCGCACCGGATCGCCCGGGCGGGCATCGGCCTGGTGCCGCAGGGCCGACGGGTCTTCCGCCGCCTCACCGTCGCCGAGCACCTGCGCCTCGCCGAGCGCCGTCCACGGCACTCCGTACCGGCAGGAGCGGTGTGGACCACGGGGCGCGTGCTGGACCTGTTGCCGCCGCTCGCCGGACGGCTCCGGCAGCGGGCCGCAACCCTCTCCGGCGGCGAACAGCAGATGCTCGCGCTGGCCCGCGCTCTCCTCGGGTCACCCCGGGTACTGCTGCTGGACGAACCCACCGAAGGGCTCTCCCCGGCGCTCACCGGCCTCGTGCAGCGACTGGTCACGACCCTCGCCGAGGACGACGGGATGACGGTGCTGCTGGTCTCCCCCAGCCCGGGGTTCGCGGCTTCGTGCGCCCGGACGGTGTCCGTGCTGACCTCCGGGCGGGTCACGGGACGGTTCGGCGGCGCGGAGGTCCGGGCGGACCCCGGCGTGCTGCACCGGGCCCTGGACCTGGCCGCCCCGGGCAGCGGGACGATCGCAGGTGCGGACACCTGTGCTGACGGGGGTGCGGAGCTGGTCAGCGACCCCGCAGGGCGTGACCCCCGAAGCCGCTGA
- a CDS encoding FAD-dependent monooxygenase, protein MSGGTVAVVGGSIAGCAAAGALLRGGAARVTVFERADGRLRDRGVGIAQHADRFDELEAAGYVSARIAHVPLARRVWRVRDGDAPHGRTLAVHPFPFRAYTWGALWAGLRERVPDGVTYRTGSTVVGAETRSDAVRLRCTDGTVAAFDAVVGADGYRSVVRDAMFPTLRPAYAGYVGWRGTATIEPDGAPAPDEACTVVFPGGHCMIYPVPDGSGGRHFNWVLYTAPSAAFQSGLDQPTSLPPGRLAAEVAEHLRGLVAEHFPPYWARVLLSTPAAKTLVQPIYDLEVPHYGVGRLLLAGDAATVARPHTGGGSVKALQDAVALERALSSSGGSTGGAVAAYDEDRRGVGADMVALGRRLGAAQVEATPDWTALDETGFADWWRDQHGGSDRLSGFGGHALRGR, encoded by the coding sequence GTGTCGGGAGGGACCGTTGCCGTGGTCGGCGGCAGCATCGCGGGGTGCGCGGCGGCGGGAGCGCTGCTGCGCGGCGGAGCGGCACGGGTGACCGTGTTCGAGCGGGCGGACGGCCGGCTCCGCGACCGGGGCGTCGGCATCGCCCAGCACGCCGACCGCTTCGACGAACTGGAGGCCGCCGGCTACGTCTCCGCACGCATCGCGCACGTGCCGCTGGCCCGACGGGTGTGGCGGGTGCGCGACGGCGACGCCCCGCACGGCCGGACGCTGGCCGTCCACCCCTTCCCCTTCCGCGCGTACACCTGGGGGGCCCTCTGGGCCGGGCTGCGGGAACGGGTACCGGACGGGGTGACGTACCGCACCGGCAGCACGGTCGTCGGCGCGGAGACCCGCTCCGACGCCGTACGGCTGCGCTGCACCGACGGGACCGTCGCCGCGTTCGACGCGGTCGTGGGCGCCGACGGATACCGCTCCGTGGTCCGCGACGCGATGTTCCCCACGCTCCGGCCCGCGTACGCCGGTTACGTCGGATGGCGCGGCACCGCGACCATCGAGCCCGACGGCGCCCCTGCCCCCGACGAGGCGTGCACGGTGGTCTTCCCCGGCGGCCACTGCATGATCTACCCGGTGCCGGACGGGTCGGGCGGCCGGCACTTCAACTGGGTGCTCTACACCGCGCCTTCCGCCGCGTTCCAATCCGGCCTGGACCAGCCGACCTCCCTCCCGCCGGGCCGGCTCGCCGCTGAGGTCGCGGAGCACCTGCGGGGGCTGGTCGCGGAGCACTTCCCGCCCTACTGGGCCCGCGTCCTGCTGAGCACACCGGCAGCGAAGACCCTCGTGCAGCCGATCTACGACCTGGAGGTCCCCCACTACGGAGTCGGGCGGCTGCTGCTCGCCGGGGACGCCGCCACCGTCGCCCGGCCGCACACCGGCGGGGGCAGCGTGAAGGCCCTCCAGGACGCGGTGGCCCTGGAGCGGGCGCTGTCGTCGTCCGGCGGGAGCACGGGCGGGGCCGTCGCCGCGTACGACGAGGACCGCCGCGGCGTCGGCGCGGACATGGTCGCGCTCGGCCGCCGCCTGGGCGCGGCGCAGGTCGAGGCCACCCCGGACTGGACCGCGCTGGACGAGACGGGCTTCGCCGACTGGTGGCGGGACCAGCACGGGGGATCCGACCGGCTCAGCGGCTTCGGGGGTCACGCCCTGCGGGGTCGCTGA
- a CDS encoding dihydrolipoamide acetyltransferase family protein encodes MTSTQARFREFKMPDVGEGLTEAEILKWYVQPGDAVTDGQVVCEVETAKAAVELPIPFDGAVADLRFDEGTTVDVGTVIITVDTDPSAGPAEGAAPAPAAEPAPAPAAEPAAEPEAGGDEGEGGKRQPVLVGYGVSAGSTKRRARKPQPGQPAVPDAAGPAAAQEALQGEFNGTVSTAPSPGTALNGDSATLARNGSAPVATTAEGRPLAKPPVRKLAKDLGVDLATVTPTGEGGIITREDVHAAVAAPPAPAEPAAAPQAAPPAAPVEAGARETRIPVKGVRKATAAAMVGSAFTAPHVTEFVQVDVTRTMKLVQELKQDPDMAGVRVNPLLMVARALLLAIRRNPDVNAAWDEANQEIVRKHYVNLGIAAATPRGLIVPNIKDAHAKTLPELAGSLSELVSTAREGKTAPGDMQGGTVTITNVGVFGVDTGTPILNPGESAILAFGAVRDMPWVHKGKVKPRKVTTLALSFDHRLVDGELGSKVLADIAAVLEQPKRLITWA; translated from the coding sequence ATGACGAGTACGCAGGCCAGGTTCCGTGAGTTCAAGATGCCCGACGTGGGCGAGGGACTCACCGAGGCCGAGATCCTCAAGTGGTACGTCCAGCCCGGTGACGCCGTCACCGACGGGCAGGTCGTGTGCGAGGTGGAGACCGCCAAGGCCGCCGTCGAGCTGCCCATCCCGTTCGACGGCGCCGTGGCCGACCTGCGCTTCGACGAGGGCACCACGGTCGATGTCGGCACGGTGATCATCACCGTCGACACCGATCCCTCGGCCGGCCCCGCGGAGGGCGCCGCGCCCGCACCCGCGGCCGAGCCCGCGCCCGCGCCCGCAGCCGAGCCCGCGGCCGAGCCGGAGGCGGGCGGCGACGAGGGCGAGGGCGGCAAGCGCCAGCCGGTGCTGGTCGGATACGGCGTGTCCGCCGGCTCCACCAAGCGGCGCGCCCGCAAGCCGCAGCCGGGGCAGCCGGCCGTTCCGGACGCCGCCGGGCCGGCCGCCGCGCAGGAGGCCCTCCAGGGCGAGTTCAACGGCACGGTGAGCACCGCGCCGTCCCCGGGCACCGCGCTGAACGGCGACAGTGCCACGCTGGCGCGCAACGGGTCCGCGCCGGTGGCCACCACGGCCGAGGGCCGCCCGCTGGCCAAGCCGCCCGTGCGCAAGCTGGCCAAGGACCTCGGCGTCGACCTGGCGACCGTGACCCCGACCGGCGAGGGCGGGATCATCACCCGCGAGGACGTGCACGCCGCCGTCGCCGCGCCCCCCGCCCCTGCCGAACCGGCCGCCGCGCCGCAGGCGGCGCCGCCTGCCGCACCGGTCGAGGCCGGCGCCCGCGAGACCCGCATCCCGGTCAAGGGCGTGCGGAAGGCCACCGCCGCCGCGATGGTAGGCAGCGCCTTCACCGCGCCGCACGTCACCGAGTTCGTGCAGGTGGACGTCACCCGCACGATGAAGCTGGTGCAGGAGCTCAAGCAGGACCCGGACATGGCCGGAGTGCGGGTCAACCCGCTGCTCATGGTCGCCCGAGCCCTGCTGCTGGCCATCCGGCGCAACCCGGACGTCAACGCCGCCTGGGACGAGGCCAACCAGGAGATCGTGCGCAAGCACTACGTGAACCTGGGGATCGCCGCGGCCACCCCGCGCGGCCTGATCGTGCCGAACATCAAGGACGCGCACGCGAAGACCCTGCCGGAGCTGGCGGGCTCGCTCAGCGAGCTGGTCTCCACCGCGCGCGAGGGCAAGACCGCGCCCGGCGACATGCAGGGCGGCACGGTGACCATCACCAACGTCGGCGTCTTCGGCGTCGACACCGGCACGCCCATCCTCAACCCGGGCGAGTCCGCGATCCTCGCGTTCGGCGCGGTCCGCGACATGCCGTGGGTGCACAAGGGCAAGGTCAAGCCGCGCAAGGTCACGACGCTCGCGCTCTCCTTCGACCACCGCCTGGTCGACGGCGAACTCGGCTCGAAGGTCCTCGCGGACATCGCGGCGGTCCTGGAGCAGCCGAAGCGTCTGATCACCTGGGCCTGA
- a CDS encoding alpha-ketoacid dehydrogenase subunit beta, with amino-acid sequence MATTKMPIAKALNTSLRKAMEDDPKVLIMGEDVGKLGGVFRITDGLQKDFGEDRVIDTPLAESGIVGTAIGLALRGYRPVVEIQFDGFVFPAYDQIVTQLAKMHARALGKVKLPVVVRIPYAGGIGAVEHHSESPEALFAHVAGLKCVSPSNASDAYWMMQQAIESDDPVIFFEPKRRYWDKGDVDTEAIPGPLHAARVAQQGTDLTLAAYGPMVKTCLEAAQAAAEEGKSLEVVDMRSMSPVDFDTIQQSVEKTGRLVVVHEAPVFLGTGSEVAARITERCFYHLEAPVLRVGGFHAPYPPARLEDEYLPNLDRVLDAVDRALAY; translated from the coding sequence ATGGCCACCACCAAGATGCCCATCGCCAAGGCGCTGAACACCTCGCTCCGCAAGGCGATGGAGGACGACCCGAAGGTCCTCATCATGGGTGAGGACGTCGGCAAGCTCGGCGGCGTCTTCCGCATCACCGACGGCCTCCAGAAGGACTTCGGCGAGGACCGGGTCATCGACACCCCGCTGGCCGAGTCCGGTATCGTCGGCACCGCCATCGGCCTCGCCCTGCGCGGCTACCGCCCGGTGGTCGAGATCCAGTTCGACGGCTTCGTCTTCCCGGCGTACGACCAGATCGTCACGCAGCTCGCGAAGATGCACGCCCGCGCGCTGGGCAAGGTCAAACTGCCGGTCGTCGTCCGCATCCCCTACGCGGGCGGCATCGGCGCCGTGGAGCACCACAGCGAGTCGCCGGAGGCGCTGTTCGCGCACGTCGCCGGCCTCAAGTGCGTCTCCCCGTCGAACGCCTCGGACGCCTACTGGATGATGCAGCAGGCCATCGAGTCCGACGACCCGGTGATCTTCTTCGAGCCGAAGCGCCGGTACTGGGACAAGGGCGACGTCGACACCGAGGCCATTCCCGGCCCGCTGCACGCCGCCCGCGTCGCGCAGCAGGGCACCGACCTCACCCTCGCCGCCTACGGCCCGATGGTGAAGACGTGCCTGGAGGCCGCGCAGGCCGCCGCCGAGGAGGGCAAGTCGCTCGAGGTGGTCGACATGCGCTCGATGTCGCCGGTCGATTTCGACACGATCCAGCAGTCGGTGGAGAAGACCGGCCGCCTGGTCGTGGTGCACGAGGCGCCGGTCTTCCTGGGCACCGGGTCGGAGGTGGCGGCCCGGATCACCGAGCGCTGCTTCTACCACCTGGAGGCCCCGGTGCTGCGCGTCGGCGGCTTCCACGCGCCCTACCCGCCGGCCCGCCTCGAGGACGAGTACCTGCCGAACCTCGACCGGGTGCTCGACGCCGTCGACCGCGCACTGGCGTACTGA
- the pdhA gene encoding pyruvate dehydrogenase (acetyl-transferring) E1 component subunit alpha: MTVEGTAARSKTRRSGGTAKRASAAKKKTAAPAKAEPQLVQLLTPEGERVEHPDYAIDLTPEELRGLYRDMVLTRRFDAEATALQRQGELGLWASLLGQEAAQIGSARALHDDDYVFPTYREHGVAWCRGVPPENLLGMFRGVNNGGWDPNSNNFHLYTIVIGSQALHATGYAMGVAKDGADSAVIAYFGDGASSQGDVAEAFTFSAVYNAPVVFFCQNNQWAISEPTERQSRVPIYQRAAGFGFPGVRVDGNDVLACLAVTKAAVERARSGEGPMLVEAFTYRMGAHTTSDDPTKYRRDEEREAWEAKDPILRLRTYLEKEKLADAKFLESIDEESDTMAKRVREAVRAMPDPDPMAMFEHTYADGHALVDEEREQFAQYLASFADENESAAAGEGN; this comes from the coding sequence GTGACCGTGGAAGGCACTGCCGCGCGCAGCAAGACGCGTCGCAGCGGCGGCACCGCCAAGCGCGCGAGCGCGGCCAAGAAGAAGACGGCCGCCCCCGCGAAGGCCGAGCCGCAGCTCGTACAGCTGCTGACCCCCGAGGGCGAACGGGTCGAGCACCCGGACTACGCCATCGACCTGACCCCCGAGGAGCTGCGCGGGCTCTACCGCGACATGGTGCTGACCCGGCGTTTCGACGCCGAGGCGACCGCACTGCAGCGTCAGGGCGAGCTGGGCCTGTGGGCCTCGCTGCTCGGGCAGGAGGCCGCGCAGATCGGCTCCGCCCGTGCCCTGCACGACGACGACTACGTCTTCCCCACCTACCGCGAGCACGGCGTGGCCTGGTGCCGCGGGGTGCCGCCGGAGAACCTGCTCGGCATGTTCCGCGGCGTGAACAACGGCGGCTGGGACCCGAACAGCAACAACTTCCACCTCTACACCATCGTGATCGGCTCGCAGGCGCTGCACGCCACGGGCTACGCGATGGGCGTGGCCAAGGACGGCGCGGACTCGGCCGTCATCGCCTACTTCGGCGACGGCGCGTCCAGCCAGGGCGACGTGGCGGAGGCGTTCACCTTCTCGGCGGTCTACAACGCCCCGGTGGTGTTCTTCTGCCAGAACAACCAGTGGGCGATCTCCGAGCCCACCGAGCGCCAGTCCCGCGTCCCGATCTACCAGCGCGCGGCCGGCTTCGGCTTCCCGGGCGTCCGGGTGGACGGCAACGACGTGCTGGCCTGCCTGGCCGTGACCAAGGCCGCCGTGGAGCGAGCCCGGTCCGGCGAGGGCCCGATGCTGGTCGAGGCGTTCACCTACCGGATGGGCGCGCACACCACCTCCGACGACCCGACGAAGTACCGCCGGGACGAGGAGCGGGAGGCGTGGGAGGCCAAGGACCCGATCCTCCGGCTGCGCACGTACCTGGAGAAGGAGAAGCTGGCGGACGCGAAGTTCCTCGAGTCGATCGACGAGGAGTCCGACACCATGGCCAAGCGCGTCCGCGAGGCCGTGCGCGCCATGCCCGACCCGGACCCGATGGCGATGTTCGAGCACACCTACGCCGACGGCCACGCGCTGGTCGACGAGGAGCGCGAGCAGTTCGCCCAGTACCTGGCGTCCTTCGCCGACGAGAACGAGAGCGCCGCCGCCGGGGAGGGCAACTGA